Part of the Oncorhynchus masou masou isolate Uvic2021 chromosome 24, UVic_Omas_1.1, whole genome shotgun sequence genome is shown below.
tgccggtacagagtcaatgtgcaggggcaccggttagttgaagtAGTATGTAGGTGGAGTTaattaaagtaactatgcatagatgacaacataAAGTGGCAGTGGTGAAgggagggggcaatgcaaatagtttgggtagccatttgacaagatgttcaggagtcttatggcttgggggtagaagctgttaagaagcctcttggacctagacttggcgctccggtactgcttgccgtgtggtagcagagagaacagtctatgactagggtggctggagtctttgataatttttagggccttcctctgacaccgcctggtagaggtcctggatggcaggaagcttggctccagtgatgtactgggccgttcgcactaccctctgtagtgccttgtggtcggaggccgagcagttgccataccaggcagtgatgcaaccagtcaggatgctctcgatggtgcagctgtagaaccttttgaggatctgaggacccatgccaaatcttttcagtctcctgtgcTGTCCTGTGTTTGAGTTGGGGAAAACTGTTATTGAAAGATGGCACAAAGATTCAAATTATTCATTGGAAAGTACATTTTTAGTTTATAATAATATGTGAgtgtatggtgtttgtgtttgtgaacaggtGGTGATGCTGGTTCTGGCCTGGAAGTTAGATGCCCAGAGTATGGGCTACTTCACCCTACAGGAGTGGTTGAAAGGCATGGGCTCCCTGCAGTAAGTCTGCTCTcaatttgtgtgtttttattatacagttgaagttgagtcactaaaactcatttttcaaccactccacacatttcttgttaacaaactagagtttgaaagtcggttaggatatctactttgtgcaagtaattcttccagcaattgtttaccgACTATTTCACTTATCATGTATTAttatgtatcacaattccagtgggtcagaagtttacactaggttgactgtgccttttaaacagcttggaaaattccagaaaatgatgtcatggctttagaagcttctgataatagCTTCtgataatttacataatttgagtcaattggaggtgtacctgttgatgtatttcaaggcctcccttcaaactctgtgcctcttttcttgacatcatgggaaaatcaaaagaaatcagccaagacctcagaaaaaaaatggtagacctccacaagtctggttcatccttgggagcaatgtccaaatgcctgaaggtaccactttcatctgtacaaacaatagtttgagtataaacaccatgggaccacacagccgtcataacgctcaggaaggagacgcgttcattctcctagagatgaacgtactatggtgcgaaaagtgcaaatcaatctcagaacaacagcaaaggaccttgtgaagatgcagaaggaaaccggtacaaaagtacagtgccttgcgaaagtattcggcccccttgaactttgcgaccttttgccacatttcaggcttcaaacataaagatataaaactgtatttttttgtgaagaatcaacaacaagtgggacacaatcatgaagtggaacgacatttattggatattttaaacttttttaacaaatcaaaaactgaaaaattgggcgtgcaaaattattcagccaccttaagttaatactttgtagcgccaccttttgctgcgattacagctgtaagtcgcttggggtatgtctctatcagttttgcacatcgagagactgaaattatttCCCATTCCATTCCAAACCTGACTCCGtctcatcagctctgtcaggaggtatgggccaaaattcacccaaattataatgggaagcttgtggatggctacccaaaatgtttgacccaagttaaacaatttaaaggcaatgctaccaaatactagttgagtgtatgtaaatttctgacccactgggaatgtgatgaaagaaattaaatttgaaataaataattctctactgttattctgacacttcacattaaaataaaatggtgatccttaactgacttaagacagggaatttttactaggattgcatgttaggaattgtgaaactgagtgtaaatatatttggctaaggtgtttgtaaacttccgatttcaactgtatgttCTGTGCGTGTCTGTCCATATAATTTATTTCCATTCCAGGCTGTGCAGTGTACAAAATGGTGCTGACCCCAGACTGGGGTTATAGTCTACTTTATAGTTAACTGTCTTGTTTTATAGTCTACACTCTGACAGCTGGGACTCTAGTCTGTCTCTAACTTGTCTCTCTGGCGTTGTCAGGTGCGACTCCACAGAGAGGCTGAGGAACTCCCTGGACTACCTGAGGTCTGTCCTAAACAACACCAGCAACTTTAAGCTCATTTACAGATACGCCTTCGACTTTGCTCGGGTGAGTGAGGCACAACCTGATCTGCGGTATTATCACTAGATTTCCTCTGACTGGGATATTCATTCCCCTTGGATATTTATGTGTTGATATTTAGATTCAACACACGACAGATTAAACTTTAAAAATAAACACACAAATCAGTGACGTCGGGTATGAAAATATTGCTGTGCTGTCAGCTCTGTTTTGTATTCATAAGTTTTGAGTGTCAAGATTATTTTCTTGTTTGTCTTGCATGGCTGAAGTGCTTGTCAAGAGTACTGATGGGCTATTTACATAGTCTGGCTTGAAGTAAGGCATGTTCCCCTGAAAGCAATTTAATTGAGCTTTACAGTGAATGGAAATATAGTGCTTGAACTGAGATCAATACCATTTAATAAACAAAGCACATGGGATTTGGATTTGTCCTCATGAATTACACAATCATTGACCGTTACCAGTAGGCTTACTGTATTACTTAATCACTTACAGTTAAATATTTAAATTGAGTCGTATTTGACCCGGGACCTTAGCGATGTCTGTATATTTTTGATTGTACAGGAAAAGGACCAGAGGAGTTTAGACCTGAACACCGCCAAGTGCATGTTGGGGCTTCTCCTGGGAAAGACTTGGTCACTGTTTCCTGTGTTCAATCAGTTTTTAGAGGTATGGAGTCTAGCCTGTGTAACATTCAACTTAATAAAGTGAGGGAACTGTGTGTGAATGTAGTGTTCTTTGTATTGACTGCCTGTCTATGTTCATTTATTTAGCAATCCAAGTATAAGGTCATCAACAAAGACCAGTGGTGCAACGTTTTAGAGTTCAGCAGGACAATCAACCTGGAACTCAGTAACTATGACGAGGATGGAGCCTGTGAGTATCCACACGCACACTGACTCTAATACACTCATTCTCATAGTGGTACAGCTGATCAATTCCCTAATGGTATCATTCTTTTCTCTAATTTTGTCAGGGCCAGTTTTGTTGGATGAGTTTGTGGAATGGTacaaagaaagagagatgtcATAGCATCAGGTACACTGCAacaaatgtcaacaaaacaacaTAATGCGACGACGACGGCTATGagaaaacaaactatacaaagTGGAGAGGTGCGTGTCAGCGATGACAGGTGGTGCTTCCAGGTAATGATTGCAGGGGGGGTGTAAGATACAAAACTGGGTGTAAGCTGCCCTGGCGAGATTGGGATGTAGATTACTTATGGTCACTATGGAGATGCCAACTATGTCCGGGTAATGTTTCCTACCCATGATGCATTGTGGTTAAGCACATGGCAGACCCTGTGGTGTTGCATCCCCTCACTGTGTGCTGTGTGATAGGATAACTGTTCTCATGAGTGGCTGACGTGGGCTAAATGGTAATTGGAGCAAAATCCACTCTTCAACCCCTCGCTCCCTTGAGGAGGAATTAAACAAACAAAATCCCTCCCTTTTGAACAGTCGGTCTTCGTCTTAAATCAAGGTCATTTTGACCTGGGCACATTTGAATATTGTATATCCGTGCTTTGAACTTGATCTGTGCTTGTCTCTTTATAACCTACAGAATCCATCGTTTCTATcagttttgtcctatatttgggTTGAATTGGAATTCTTAAAGACGTACATTGTCAGGCTgagtgttacagtagttgttcTTTTAGCCATGGTCCCTAAAGCTGTTACAGATGGACGATGACACCTCCACAGTTTACTATAACTAAGTCATTTGTGCCAGTGATTTGAGTCCCCAGTGGTTTTCATCCCCATGCTCGCTATGATACCACCAGCCTGTGCTAAAGTATTTTAGCCCCCTGCGAAGGCTTCAGTTGACCTCATACCACAACTAACCAATCAGCAGTGCTGCCTATAAACTCCTATTACAGTGCAGTGGTCAGTTGTTAGTGGACTGGCCAGCATTCATGGTTTACGTGACCAATCTATGTTTCTAAGCTGTAGGTTTGTACGTTTTTTTTCCTCAACATTTTTTAATGGAGTTTGCTTTACTTGCTCAACACATccgtgcacgcgcacacacagtgGTCAGGGATTAGATCAGGATGAAATGAGACTTTTGGGCTTATCATTCAAGAGGTCTCAAAACCATAGACAttgaagggttagagttagaccaTGGACATtgaagggttagagttatagaccATGGACAttgaagggttagagttagacccCTGTGACGATGCTATGCTTTTGCTAATGTTCTTGTAACACATGTATAAACTTTTCTCTGGCTGTGATGTGACGCTCAATTGTCATGAGTGAAACGTTGCACGCTCTCCGTCAGAATGGATGAGATTTTTGAaaacttgttttgtttttttgtacagGAATTTGTGCTTCATTTGATATCCTCCATGTTGTCTTAACGCATTATGAAAACCATGATTGTGTATATTCAGAGCTGAAACACACATGTAACCTCATTTGAGGAAGAGGAGTTCCCTCCTTCATTTGCCAACCCCTCCTCCTATCACACACAGTAAAAACAACAAAGTCTGTCTCTCAAACAAATGGACATGAACTGAAATTAACATGAGACTGTGTTGTTAGAATGGTGTCAGATCTTTTGACATGTCAATCATTAATTGGTCAAACCCAGTGGCATCTTATCCACAACTAAAGCATAAACAGTAAATGGATCAATTTATGAAGTAGTAAGGTCACATGAGATCTCCACCTATCAGTGATCCATGATGCTTTGGCTGTCCTGTCCAGTCATCAGTATATTTGTCTATATTAGGTTTTTGGAGATGGAGCTAGTGGCTGGACTGGGCACTAATAAGTCTAATTCAGATGGTGTTCTACATTGGTAATGCAGGAGGTTGAACAACCCTGTCCTGGctgtatatgtatgtacagtatgtgttttcactgtaacctacagtatctctATATTAACTTACTGTTGTCATTCATTTTTGCTTTGCCATCTTCCTTTACAGAAAGATTCAAATGTGGTTTGTGATGAATGTTCGTTCTGTGTTTTTAAATTGCACAGGATCATGTTTGATTCCGCTACTGTCGGCCGAATGTATTTTTACTATTGCATTACCACAGTAATTACCACATCATGTGTGCACCTTATTATCCAGGTACCCATAGATCAACTGATATAAAAACATCAAACACAATATGGGCGACTTTCATTACAGGTTTATTTATGATGGTGTCATGAAGAGAATTTTGTAGCAAAATAGAGGAGTAGGGTACTGAGTGAGTAAAGTAGGTGGATATGAATCTGAGAAATTGGGTTTTAATGGTCCCACCTTTTTATTTGCCTCAGTCTGAAATAATTCAGTCACTTAAACAGCTATTTTCATTAAGACAAACATGTCTGGTGTTACACTCATTTACAACAATGTAATAACTATAATTCTGTAATTA
Proteins encoded:
- the LOC135513006 gene encoding DCN1-like protein 4 isoform X4, which translates into the protein MHSVFRKHEAPQIREEETFSSKRCLEWFYEYAVCDDVVGPEGMEKFCEDIGVEPENVVMLVLAWKLDAQSMGYFTLQEWLKGMGSLQCDSTERLRNSLDYLRSVLNNTSNFKLIYRYAFDFAREKDQRSLDLNTAKCMLGLLLGKTWSLFPVFNQFLEQSKYKVINKDQWCNVLEFSRTINLELSNYDEDGAWPVLLDEFVEWYKEREMS
- the LOC135513006 gene encoding DCN1-like protein 4 isoform X1; translated protein: MRQLSPTAHHLHQLFKENDFQLHTHLSTLAGIHTIYHTLHRLNLTEDVGHNGHSTACCSRAMPPRKKRRPTAGDDHSAKKSRQDSVFRKHEAPQIREEETFSSKRCLEWFYEYAVCDDVVGPEGMEKFCEDIGVEPENVVMLVLAWKLDAQSMGYFTLQEWLKGMGSLQCDSTERLRNSLDYLRSVLNNTSNFKLIYRYAFDFAREKDQRSLDLNTAKCMLGLLLGKTWSLFPVFNQFLEQSKYKVINKDQWCNVLEFSRTINLELSNYDEDGAWPVLLDEFVEWYKEREMS
- the LOC135513006 gene encoding DCN1-like protein 4 isoform X2, with product MLSDAANFQLHTHLSTLAGIHTIYHTLHRLNLTEDVGHNGHSTACCSRAMPPRKKRRPTAGDDHSAKKSRQDSVFRKHEAPQIREEETFSSKRCLEWFYEYAVCDDVVGPEGMEKFCEDIGVEPENVVMLVLAWKLDAQSMGYFTLQEWLKGMGSLQCDSTERLRNSLDYLRSVLNNTSNFKLIYRYAFDFAREKDQRSLDLNTAKCMLGLLLGKTWSLFPVFNQFLEQSKYKVINKDQWCNVLEFSRTINLELSNYDEDGAWPVLLDEFVEWYKEREMS
- the LOC135513006 gene encoding DCN1-like protein 4 isoform X3; amino-acid sequence: MPPRKKRRPTAGDDHSAKKSRQDSVFRKHEAPQIREEETFSSKRCLEWFYEYAVCDDVVGPEGMEKFCEDIGVEPENVVMLVLAWKLDAQSMGYFTLQEWLKGMGSLQCDSTERLRNSLDYLRSVLNNTSNFKLIYRYAFDFAREKDQRSLDLNTAKCMLGLLLGKTWSLFPVFNQFLEQSKYKVINKDQWCNVLEFSRTINLELSNYDEDGAWPVLLDEFVEWYKEREMS